agctcaatTGGTAAACTcactgcactggcatcacaCAGGTCGTAGATTCGAATCCTGTCGAAGACACCTGAAATTTCTCGGGTGCACATTTGGGATAATCGCTGAGATTATCCACCAAGTGTGAGGGTCATTCCTTCAATTCATTTGTCCTTTGTTAACTGCTCGaattaaatcttgaaaatgtcTTTTGATGGAGTTGTCTTGTCACCAGACGCCAATCCGTTCAAATCTCCCAGCAAACGAACTCCTTCCTGGATCACGCCTACTTTTCCTCAATATTACTCagcttttttctcttctttaggTGGTTGACAAGCGTGAAAAAGAAACATCAGAGTGAGTGTCACCTCCGCAAAAAATATAATAGTTGTCTATGCCACGAAATAATCTGCCAATCAACTTGAAGCATTTTTAAGTGAGATTCTCCAATAGCTAATTATTCAACTTTAATGATTCGAATTAATTGATAGCTAAATGTAGCAAATTATTGCTTTGTTTATCGGTAGGTGTGCTAAACATTTGGTCGACAAGACAATCGATGAAAGTTTGAAAAAGGTAAACTGATTGTTTTGGAGTTAAATTTAATTGAGTCAATCTTTAGTCTCATTATAGACACTTTTTGGTGTGCTCAAAGGAAGGAGAATATTCTTCTAATTTtaagctcacttttctcatgtttccttcggtgaaattttttgaaagttggcatagttcatgatatagatgccttcttcacaatataattttttgaaaaaattttatctaaggatttcttttttttaaccaaaaataggaaattgtaagatttttaagaatcctttagataaattttttattttttcaaattaaattattgtgcgaaatcgttttcacaagactgccgagtttcaagatgttttaccgagactaactccagaaaagaaagcaaataggtggaaaaaagccaaaaaatagCACtcttgccatggcaacagtctgcaacatactcatattaattaaaaagaaatcccaggtgtgttactaatcttcactgtgaacgccaggagcttaaacccaaaggtgaaaccaatagctcatttttagttcttcatcctccttcagctgtacatactgttaaaactgtagggagccaccttaaaagtATCGACAATCCGGCCTTGGTAAAGCTTTTCTTCACATGCCGATAAGCGATTCAAGGACTGGCTAATGTAAAAGAGACTAGTTTTGGAAGTAAaatatcttttgttttcaacacaCTTCTAACATGTTAATGGTGTGAGACTCCTGATCAATACTTAGCAGTATTTCTACACGAAGAGAACGCATGCCTAACCAGGCAATAAGGGTAAATATAAAGAGACAACTCACTAACACCTGCGCATAACGATAATATGATCCAAATATCCATGTTGTGTTTCTATATAAAagcttttatttgaaaattttaccAGAATACTTCAGATTTCGTAAACTCcccaagaaaaacaataaagaaaaaagtattCAACCGCAAACAATCAGAGACAAGTAAACCAGCagaggacaaagaaagtggCAAAAAGACTGTCGAGCCCTCGACAAAATCTCAAGTCGTAGATAAAATGGAAAATACGAAAGATCAAGAACCAACCCCAGATACAAAAGAGAGAGAAGGCGTTAGAGAAAACAAGGCTGTTGCGACCACCCCATCAACTCCAGTCGATAATGACATGGAAAGTCCAACATATCAAGTACCCAGTTCAGTGGAAactgaaccagaatgtctcagtGAGATCAAGACTGTCGAGACCGTCACATCAGCTcaagttcaggacgaaatggagactACAAGTGATGATGTACGAGATGCTGTCGAAGCTGacccagaatgtctcaacgaaatcgagactgtcgagcccgtcacatcagctccagttaaggacgaaatggagagtacaagtgatcaagcCCGTGCTCCTGAAGAAGCtaaaccagaatgtctcaacaagATCGACACGCCTGAAtccatcacatcagctccagttcaggataaAATGAAGAGTACGAATGATCAAGTacgagatgctgtggaagctgaaccagaatgtctcaacgagatcgagactgtcgagcccatcacatcagctgcagttcaggacgaaatggagagtaagAATGACCAAGTCGAAGATCCTGAAGAACatgaaccagaatgtctcaacaagATCGAGACTGTTAAGTCCATCACAACAGCTCTAGTTCAGGGTCAAATGGAGAGTACGGgtgatcaagtaccaaatcctaTGGACATTGAACGAGAATGTCTCGACGAGATCAAGACTGTCGAGCCCATCACaccagctccagttcaggatgaaaAGGAGATTACTCTTCATCAAGTTCCAGGCCCTATGGAAGCtaaaccagaatgtctcaacgagatcgagaatGTCCAGcccgtcacatcagctccagttcagggcgaaatggagagtacaagtaaTCAGGTTCGAGAGGCTGTGGAAGGTGatccagaatgtctcaacgagatcaaGACTGTCGAGCCCTTCACATCAGCTCCCGTTCAGGGTGAAACGGAGACTCcgagtgatcaagtaccaaatcctgTGAAAactgaaccagaatgtctcatcgagatcgagactgtcgagcccgtcacatcagctccagttcaggacgaaatggagagtacaagtgataaggtacaagatgctgtggacgctgaaccatgtctcaacgagatcgagactgtcgagCTCATcacctcagctccagttcaggacgaaatggagagtacaagtgatcaggtgcaagatgctgtggaagctgaaccatgtctcaacgagatcgagactgtcgagcccgtcacatcagctctagttcaggacgaaatggagagtacaagtgatcaggtacaagatgctgtggaagctgaaccatgtctcaacgagatcgagactgtccagcccgtcacatcagctacagttcaggacgaaatggagagtacaagtgatcaggtacaagatgctgtggaagctgaaccatgtctcaacgagatcgagactgtcgagTCCGTCACATCAGCTctagttcaggacgaaatggagagtacaagtgatcaggtacaagatgctgtggaagctgaaccatgtctcaacgagatcgagactgtccagcccgtcacatcagctacagttcaggacgaaatggagagtacaagtgatcaggtacaagatgctgtggaagctgaaccatgtctcaacgagatcgagaatGTCCAGcccgtcacatcagctccagttcagggcgaaatggagagtacaagtaaTCAGGTTCGAGAGGCTGTGGAAGGTGatccagaatgtctcaacgagatcgagactgtcgagCCCTTTACATCAGCTCCCGTTCAGGATGAAACGGAGACTCCaagtgatcaagtaccaaatcctgTGAAAactgaaccagaatgtctcatcgagatcgagactgtcgagCTCATcacctcagctccagttcaggacgaaatggagagtacaagtgatcaggtacaagatgctgtggaagctgaaccatgtctcaacgagatcgagactgtccagcccatcacatcagctccagttcaggacgaaatggagagtacaagtgatcaggtacaagatgctgtggaagctgaaccatgtctcaacgagatcgagactgtccagcccatcacatcagctccagttcaggacgaaatggagagtacaagtgatcaggtacaagatgctgtggaagctgaaccatgtctcaacgagatcgagactgtcgagcccgtcacatcagctccagttaaggacgaaatggagagtacaagtgatcaagtCCGTGCTCCTGAAGAAGCtaaaccagaatgtctcaacaagATCGACACGGCTGAGtctatcacatcagctccagttcaggataaAAAAAAGAGTACGAATGATCAAGTacgagatgctgtggaagctgaaccagaatgtctcaacgagatcgagactgtcgagCCCATCACGTCAGCttcagttcaggacgaaatggagagtaagAATGATCAAGTCCAAGATCCTGACGAACatgaaccagaatgtctcaacaagATCGAGACTGTTAAGTCCATCACATCGGCTCTAGTTCAGGGTCAAATGGAGAGtacgagtgatcaagtaccaaatcctaTGGACATTGAACGAGAATGTCTCGACGAGATCAAGACTGTCGAGCCCATTGCaccagctccagttcaggacgaaatggagagtacaggtGATAAAGTacgagatgctgtggaagctgacccagaatgtctcaacgagatcgagaccgtcgagcccatcacatcagctccagttcaggaagAAATGGAGAGTATAGGTGATCaagtacaagatgctgtggaagctgacccagaatgtctcaacgagatcgagactgtcgagcccatcacaccagctccagttcaggacgaaatggataGTACAGGTGATCAACTACGAGATGCTGTGAAAGCTGacccagaatgtctcaacgagatcgagattgtcgagcccatcacatcagctccagttcaggatgaaatggaGATTACTCGTGATCAAGTTCCAG
This genomic stretch from Acropora muricata isolate sample 2 chromosome 5, ASM3666990v1, whole genome shotgun sequence harbors:
- the LOC136917367 gene encoding enolase-phosphatase E1-like gives rise to the protein MKQRENSSENCGKRLSQKKLRGKLRQAKKEHKLLREKTRQADLELERLQEQKIDQEIDDEIFKKPENTERAKMEAELLNMHHWNMIFLRSLNDSQYDGKMIAGEEALNKLEKFLAQRRQQKKATKQKKNDDNKKHDETIVHEVVDKREKETSECAKHLVDKTIDESLKKNTSDFVNSPRKTIKKKVFNRKQSETSKPAEDKESGKKTVEPSTKSQVVDKMENTKDQEPTPDTKEREGVRENKAVATTPSTPVDNDMESPTYQVPSSVETEPECLSEIKTVETVTSAQVQDEMETTSDDVRDAVEADPECLNEIETVEPVTSAPVKDEMESTSDQARAPEEAKPECLNKIDTPESITSAPVQDKMKSTNDQVRDAVEAEPECLNEIETVEPITSAAVQDEMESKNDQVEDPEEHEPECLNKIETVKSITTALVQGQMESTGDQVPNPMDIERECLDEIKTVEPITPAPVQDEKEITLHQVPGPMEAKPECLNEIENVQPVTSAPVQGEMESTSNQVREAVEGDPECLNEIKTVEPFTSAPVQGETETPSDQVPNPVKTEPECLIEIETVEPVTSAPVQDEMESTSDKVQDAVDAEPCLNEIETVELITSAPVQDEMESTSDQDEMESTSDQVQDAVEAEPCLNEIENVQPVTSAPVQGEMESTSNQVREAVEGDPECLNEIETVEPFTSAPVQDETETPSDQVPNPVKTEPECLIEIETVELITSAPVQDEMESTSDQIETVEPVTSAPVKDEMESTSDQVRAPEEAKPECLNKIDTAESITSAPVQDKKKSTNDQVRDAVEAEPECLNEIETVEPITSASVQDEMESKNDQVQDPDEHEPECLNKIETVKSITSALVQGQMESTSDQVPNPMDIERECLDEIKTVEPIAPAPVQDEMESTGDKVRDAVEADPECLNEIETVEPITSAPVQEEMESIGDQVQDAVEADPECLNEIETVEPITPAPVQDEMDSTGDQLRDAVKADPECLNEIEIVEPITSAPVQDEMEITRDQVPDPMEAEPECLSEIETVQPVTSVPVQDEMESIGDQVRDAEEAEPECLNEIETVQPITSALVRGDMESTSDQVPNPMEAEPECLNEIENFQPVTSAPVQDKKKSTNDQVRDAVEAEPECLNEIETVEPITSASVQDEMESKNDQVQDPDEHEPECLNKIETVKSITSALVQGQMESTSDQVPNPMEAEPECLNEIENFQPVTSAPVQGEMKSTSDQVREAVEADPECLNEIETVESITLAPGRDEMESTSDQIPDLEDPEPECLNEIETVEPVTSAPVQGEMESTSDQVREAVEADPECLNEIQTVESITLAPL